Proteins encoded by one window of Verrucomicrobiota bacterium:
- the rbsD gene encoding D-ribose pyranase, protein MEHDVDSLVDRWTREQKDRLVERCRAGAPAPAEAAKDGSSAQALAKAETPRLLNSMLAGALREIGHTQMLLLADKGFPVPPGVETIDLALTDNVPTILDVIRAITADFDFDRVLITDEMRELSPERPNELEALTKKPFETFPHVAFKHLAAHARLAIRTGDATPYANCILVCG, encoded by the coding sequence ATGGAACACGACGTTGATTCCCTCGTAGATCGCTGGACGCGCGAGCAGAAGGACCGCCTCGTCGAGAGATGTAGGGCGGGCGCCCCCGCGCCCGCCGAAGCGGCGAAGGACGGTTCATCCGCCCAAGCCTTGGCGAAGGCGGAAACCCCGCGCCTGCTCAACTCGATGCTGGCCGGCGCGCTGCGCGAGATCGGCCACACGCAGATGCTCCTGCTCGCCGACAAGGGGTTCCCCGTCCCGCCCGGCGTCGAGACCATTGACCTCGCGCTGACCGACAACGTCCCCACTATCCTCGACGTCATCCGCGCCATCACAGCCGACTTCGACTTCGACCGCGTCCTCATCACGGACGAGATGAGAGAGCTGAGCCCCGAGCGCCCCAACGAGCTCGAAGCGCTCACAAAGAAACCGTTCGAGACCTTCCCCCACGTCGCCTTCAAACACCTCGCCGCCCACGCCCGCCTCGCCATCCGCACCGGCGACGCCACCCCCTACGCCAACTGCATCCTCGTGTGCGGGTGA
- a CDS encoding response regulator, which yields MRILVVDDCPDTCNIIGECLKQKLPAAEVSYAYDGDEALRRIAQTPPSLVILNIRMPGKSGFDVLEQIRAGGNNVPVLLTSATAGAEVLARGTLDDGHVQFIEKPFRWDTFVERARELLRIGASALPRAGKPRMRTRKWTWR from the coding sequence ATGAGAATCCTCGTTGTTGATGATTGCCCCGATACGTGCAACATAATCGGCGAGTGTCTGAAGCAAAAGCTCCCGGCCGCCGAGGTGAGCTATGCCTATGACGGCGACGAGGCGCTGCGCCGCATCGCCCAGACCCCGCCATCGCTCGTCATTCTCAACATCAGAATGCCCGGCAAGTCGGGCTTCGACGTCCTGGAGCAGATCCGCGCCGGCGGGAACAACGTCCCGGTGCTTCTCACCTCGGCAACCGCGGGCGCCGAGGTTCTCGCACGGGGCACGCTCGACGACGGCCATGTCCAGTTCATCGAGAAGCCGTTCAGGTGGGATACGTTCGTGGAGAGAGCCAGGGAGCTGCTCCGCATCGGCGCCTCCGCACTGCCACGCGCGGGAAAGCCTCGCATGAGAACGCGCAAGTGGACCTGGCGATGA